Proteins encoded within one genomic window of Humulus lupulus chromosome 1, drHumLupu1.1, whole genome shotgun sequence:
- the LOC133824980 gene encoding glyceraldehyde-3-phosphate dehydrogenase GAPCP2, chloroplastic-like, protein MAFSSLLRSTNGAALIEASRPEIFAPLASSNPPPKVFFTFSLSLAKLSRFGRIGRLVLRVAIFRDDIDVVAVNDPFIDAKYMTYMFKYDSTHGLFKGSIKVVDDSTLEINGKQIKVVSKRGDQMGIYIYMWSMLYCTGTTTTTANCVTDSVTAADAATVGFATIAKSTTT, encoded by the exons ATGGCGTTCTCTTCTTTGCTCAGATCTACCAACGGAGCTGCTCTGATCGAAGCGTCTAGACCTGAAATCTTTGCACCTCTTGCTTCCTCCAATCCTCCTCCTAAGGTCTTCTTCACTTTCTCTCTATCTCTAGCTAAGCTCTCCC GTTTTGGTCGGATTGGAAGATTGGTTTTACGAGTAGCAATATTCAGGGATGATATTGACGTGGTGGCAGTGAATGATCCTTTTATTGATGCTAAATACATG ACCTACATGTTTAAATATGACTCTACTCATGGATTATTCAAAGGAAGCATTAAGGTTGTAGATGATTCAACCTTAGAAATCAATGGGAAGCAGATTAAGGTTGTGAGTAAAAG AGGAGATCAGATgggcatatatatttatatgtggtCTATGCTTTATTGTACAG GCACAACAACCACAACAGCAAATTGTGTCACAGATTCAGTCACAGCCGCAGATGCAGCAACAGTTGGGTTTGCAACAATAGCCAAATCCACTACAACGTGA
- the LOC133824987 gene encoding mediator of RNA polymerase II transcription subunit 15a-like, producing the protein MRLQPSGQNVIDQQKQLYQPQRPLLETSSTSVDSAATGHASGVDWQEEVYQKIKTMKELYLPELHELYQKIAGKLQQVKSMSPKALSASVRDMGSVVSMVDRFVGSAPGNGSRAAVGEDLFGMTNCRLQVRNFMSHDRTNETRKMKRYTSAMPLNVVSSTSSINDSEISELESTATSSIKRCKLEAIHALKDEIREINQRLIDTVIDISEESSVVADVAEGDEGTIVKCSFSAVALSHHNCLIWFFFLGY; encoded by the exons ATGAGGCTTCAACCATCAGGTCAAAATGTAATTGATCAGCAAAAGCAGTTATATCAACCACAGAGACCTCTTCTAGAGACATCATCAA CATCTGTCGATTCAGCTGCAACTGGACATGCGAGTGGAGTTGATTGGCAAGAAGAGGTTTACCAAAAG ATCAAAACAATGAAGGAACTGTACTTACCTGAACTTCATGAATTGTATCAGAAAATTGCTGGCAAATTACAGCAG GTAAAATCTATGTCACCTAAGGCATTGAGTGCTTCTGTCAGGGACATGGGCTCTGTTGTCAGCATGGTTGATAGGTTTGTAGGATCAGCTCCCGGTAATGGATCTAGAGCTGCAGTTGGTGAGGATTTATTTGGTATGACAAACTGTCGTTTACAGGTAAGAAATTTCATGAGCCACGACAGAACTAACGAGACAAGGAAAATGAAGCGCTACACTAGTGCCATGCCCTTAAATGTCGTATCATCAACCAGTAGTATTAATGATTCGGAAATATCAGAACTAGAGTCAACTGCAACATCTAGTATCAAGAGGTGTAAGTTAGAG GCAATTCATGCTCTTAAAGACGAAATTAGGGAAATAAATCAGCGTCTTATTGACACTGTTATTGATATTAGTGAGGAATCAAGTGTTGTAGCAGATGTTGCTGAAGGAGATGAAGGGACCATTGTCAAGTGCTCTTTCAGCGCCGTGGCACTCAGTCACCATAATTGcttaatatggtttttttttctgggttaTTGA